A genomic window from Nocardioides jiangxiensis includes:
- a CDS encoding TadE family type IV pilus minor pilin: MRRSAGERGAVTAEAALVLPVLAAVTLALVWMLGLAVAQMRVTDAAREAARAVARGDPAAEASSAARVAAPGASVHVASGSTTVRVTVEAVVRPPGNLLGHLAAAHVHATAEALLEGARDG; this comes from the coding sequence GTGAGGCGGTCGGCGGGGGAGCGCGGCGCCGTCACCGCCGAGGCGGCGCTCGTCCTCCCGGTCCTGGCGGCGGTGACCCTGGCGCTCGTGTGGATGCTCGGTCTCGCCGTGGCGCAGATGCGCGTCACCGACGCAGCGCGGGAGGCGGCTCGCGCTGTCGCACGGGGTGACCCGGCGGCGGAGGCGAGCAGTGCAGCGCGTGTCGCTGCGCCGGGGGCGTCTGTGCACGTCGCGTCAGGCTCGACGACGGTCCGGGTGACGGTGGAGGCCGTCGTCCGCCCTCCGGGCAACCTGCTCGGGCATCTCGCAGCTGCCCATGTGCATGCGACGGCAGAGGCCCTGCTCGAGGGGGCGCGCGATGGATGA
- a CDS encoding type II secretion system F family protein, translated as MTGWPVLAAVAAAAAALLATARRAPRHLPRVESDPGRARGGLDQGLLRRWRALFALLAGSLGVTVLGGTWGVVVAVGAAIVVWVACTTVESPAARHEREAARRGLPYVTRLLAVVLAGGQSVPSALAVVAAALPGPASAPLARACSSLGVGVATDEVWAELATTPGLEPLGRALQRASESGARVADVVERLATRLAAEERAGVEDRARTVGIRAAVPLGLCLLPSFLLLGIVPVVAGALSSLQW; from the coding sequence ATGACGGGCTGGCCGGTGCTGGCGGCCGTCGCTGCAGCCGCAGCAGCCCTCCTCGCCACGGCGCGTCGAGCGCCTCGGCACCTGCCCCGGGTGGAGTCCGATCCAGGACGGGCCCGTGGTGGTCTCGACCAGGGCCTCCTCCGGCGATGGCGCGCGCTGTTCGCCCTGCTCGCCGGTTCGCTCGGCGTCACCGTCCTCGGCGGCACCTGGGGCGTCGTCGTCGCGGTGGGCGCAGCCATCGTCGTGTGGGTCGCCTGCACGACCGTGGAGTCGCCGGCAGCACGCCACGAGCGCGAAGCCGCTCGGCGGGGTCTGCCGTACGTCACACGCCTGCTGGCGGTGGTCCTCGCCGGCGGCCAGTCTGTGCCCTCCGCGCTCGCGGTCGTGGCAGCCGCGCTACCCGGTCCGGCGTCGGCGCCACTCGCGCGGGCCTGTTCGTCGCTCGGGGTCGGCGTGGCCACGGACGAGGTGTGGGCCGAGCTCGCCACGACGCCCGGACTCGAGCCGCTGGGGCGGGCCCTCCAGCGTGCATCGGAGAGCGGTGCGCGTGTCGCCGACGTCGTCGAGCGGCTGGCGACCCGCCTGGCAGCGGAGGAGCGGGCAGGGGTGGAGGACCGTGCCCGTACGGTCGGCATCCGGGCAGCAGTCCCGCTGGGTCTGTGTCTGCTGCCGTCGTTCCTCCTGCTCGGGATCGTGCCGGTGGTCGCGGGTGCGCTCTCGTCTCTCCAGTGGTGA
- a CDS encoding DUF4244 domain-containing protein codes for MTTRHDEQGITTAEYAVGTAAGAGLAGVLYQLVTGGFGDRLLRMLFDHVLGLLGIG; via the coding sequence ATGACGACCAGGCATGACGAGCAGGGCATCACCACGGCGGAGTACGCAGTCGGCACGGCTGCCGGAGCCGGTCTGGCGGGCGTGCTCTACCAGCTGGTGACGGGCGGGTTCGGTGACCGGCTGCTGCGGATGCTGTTCGACCACGTGCTCGGCCTGCTGGGCATCGGGTGA
- a CDS encoding type II secretion system F family protein, translated as MTGATSGPLVVGVVAAGSAVALAWPASAAGLRLPSGRGARGVTALLGAGVLLVGWPGTRGHGDGAGVLALGPVLLCAAVVVGGAWLRRGAVRRREMARRGSEVLELCEELAGDLEAGAAPALALRRAASRWPVLGGPATAHALGGAVPEAWRELARRPGAADLHVVAAAWQVAEQSGAGLADALTAVADGLREQQRTRRLVASELASARATARLMAALPVLTLAVGSGAGDPVGFLLGTPAGLLCATAGLVLGFAGVAWIEAIAGAVERDAVWMLPGRGGSGAGG; from the coding sequence ATGACCGGCGCGACCAGTGGTCCGCTGGTGGTCGGCGTCGTCGCGGCCGGCTCCGCCGTCGCCCTGGCCTGGCCGGCCTCCGCAGCCGGGCTCCGGCTCCCGAGCGGGCGTGGTGCCCGAGGCGTCACGGCGCTCCTCGGCGCAGGCGTGCTCCTCGTCGGCTGGCCGGGCACCCGCGGGCACGGCGACGGTGCCGGCGTCCTCGCGCTCGGGCCTGTGCTGCTGTGTGCCGCGGTCGTCGTGGGTGGCGCCTGGCTGCGCCGCGGGGCGGTGCGACGGCGCGAGATGGCCCGCCGCGGAAGCGAGGTCCTCGAGCTCTGCGAAGAGCTCGCGGGCGACCTCGAGGCGGGGGCTGCTCCGGCGCTCGCCCTGCGACGTGCTGCCAGCCGGTGGCCGGTCCTGGGCGGTCCGGCGACGGCGCACGCCCTCGGTGGTGCTGTTCCCGAGGCCTGGCGCGAGCTCGCGCGGAGACCGGGAGCAGCGGATCTCCACGTGGTGGCCGCTGCGTGGCAGGTCGCAGAGCAGAGCGGTGCTGGCCTCGCGGATGCACTCACGGCCGTGGCAGACGGGCTGCGCGAGCAGCAGCGGACCCGCAGGCTGGTCGCCTCCGAGCTCGCCTCGGCGCGGGCGACGGCGCGCCTGATGGCGGCCCTCCCCGTGCTGACGCTGGCCGTCGGTTCGGGAGCGGGGGACCCTGTCGGATTCCTCCTCGGCACGCCCGCCGGGCTGCTCTGCGCGACGGCGGGTCTCGTGCTCGGATTCGCGGGAGTGGCCTGGATCGAGGCGATCGCCGGCGCGGTGGAGCGTGACGCGGTCTGGATGCTCCCCGGCCGTGGTGGCAGCGGAGCCGGAGGATGA
- a CDS encoding Rv3654c family TadE-like protein has product MDERPERGAATAAVVALVGVLLVVALAGATVLAAAIAHRTAQAAADLAALAAATTRERGGDACAAAADVAEANGAVLGGCTAVGDDVQVTTSVALAHPVPGLDHVTGRARAGPS; this is encoded by the coding sequence ATGGATGAGCGACCGGAGCGGGGCGCGGCGACCGCTGCAGTGGTCGCTCTGGTCGGCGTGCTGCTCGTCGTCGCGCTCGCGGGGGCGACCGTGCTGGCTGCGGCGATCGCGCACCGGACTGCCCAGGCGGCCGCCGACCTGGCTGCTCTGGCGGCTGCGACGACACGGGAGCGGGGAGGGGACGCGTGTGCGGCAGCGGCCGACGTGGCTGAGGCCAACGGCGCCGTGCTCGGTGGGTGCACCGCCGTCGGCGATGACGTACAGGTGACGACATCGGTGGCGCTCGCGCACCCCGTTCCGGGCCTCGACCACGTCACGGGCCGGGCCCGGGCTGGGCCGTCGTGA